From Deltaproteobacteria bacterium, the proteins below share one genomic window:
- a CDS encoding PAS domain S-box protein, protein MSSEPPHPIVVGGTDTRERKKRQRETWLALAGSAVIGILSWVELKFLGVDSYLFLALFNINLILLLLVLFLVLRNVVKLVLERRRKVLGARLRTRLVLIFLFLSILPTTLMFLIALQFVQTSVDYWFKNQVDKTMEQALVVGQSFFQDARQRLGVQAGAVRDELSRVKSDDAGLVLAAKAREHGLSMVGLMDGERNEIEWYAAPEWSESWTNIKTAFSREDRDLATFWSMVWPGDAMDFVVGILPLDRKGQGYIVLGDTIGGGLMHRLEQIEQGINEYRQLKTLMTPLKLTLYLILGVMTLLILLGATWFGFRLAKEISAPVQALAAGTQRIARGDLGVRLEDKSTDELGVLVQSFNRMAEDLESGQRSLTEANTRLARQNAELERREDYMRAVLNNIAAGVISVDERGMVGTVNRAAEVMLGIDANVVVGRSPLEIVPEIGTDLIRDVLNHLNTNPSHQWQRQLELSVSGKTIKILVNAVVLRTGDGRRNGIVAVFEDITELEKMQRLNAWKEVARRIAHEIKNPLTPIKLSAQRLERKFGPLIEDPAFAECTSLIIRQAEHLRAMVTEFSSFARIPEILPRPNDLLPLAREILSVFQHSHRHITWELSCSRDALIFAFDLEAMRRALMNLLLNAAEILESREDGAVHIDLGMDPERKSAVITIQDNGPGLTKEERSRMFEPYYSRKRGGTGLGLTIVKSVIDDHRGNIRVKAHPKKGTCFEIFLPLGRFDESSTGQA, encoded by the coding sequence ATGTCCTCTGAACCGCCCCACCCCATCGTCGTCGGGGGAACCGACACCAGAGAACGCAAAAAGCGACAGCGCGAAACCTGGCTCGCTTTGGCCGGATCCGCCGTCATCGGCATCCTGAGCTGGGTCGAACTCAAATTCCTCGGAGTCGACTCCTACCTCTTCCTGGCCCTGTTCAACATCAACCTGATCCTCCTGCTCCTCGTCCTCTTCCTCGTTCTACGGAACGTGGTCAAACTGGTTCTCGAAAGACGCCGCAAGGTCCTTGGCGCGAGGCTGAGAACCCGCCTGGTCCTCATCTTTCTCTTTTTGTCCATCCTCCCGACGACCCTCATGTTCCTCATCGCCCTTCAGTTCGTCCAGACCTCAGTGGATTACTGGTTCAAAAACCAGGTCGACAAGACCATGGAACAGGCCCTGGTCGTCGGCCAATCCTTCTTTCAGGACGCCCGCCAGCGACTGGGCGTCCAGGCCGGGGCTGTCCGGGATGAGTTGTCCAGGGTCAAGTCAGACGATGCAGGTCTGGTCCTGGCCGCCAAGGCCCGGGAACATGGACTATCAATGGTCGGCCTCATGGACGGGGAACGCAATGAGATCGAATGGTACGCCGCACCCGAATGGTCCGAGTCCTGGACGAACATCAAGACCGCCTTCAGCCGCGAGGACAGAGATCTGGCCACCTTCTGGTCCATGGTCTGGCCCGGGGATGCCATGGATTTTGTCGTCGGCATCCTGCCCCTCGACCGAAAGGGCCAGGGATACATCGTCCTCGGGGACACCATCGGCGGAGGCCTCATGCACCGTCTGGAGCAGATCGAGCAAGGCATCAACGAATATCGGCAACTGAAGACCTTGATGACCCCACTGAAGCTGACCCTCTACCTCATTCTCGGGGTCATGACCTTGCTCATCCTTCTCGGGGCCACCTGGTTCGGCTTCCGTCTGGCAAAAGAAATCTCGGCCCCGGTCCAGGCCCTAGCCGCCGGTACCCAGAGGATAGCCAGAGGAGATCTCGGAGTCCGGTTGGAGGACAAGTCCACGGACGAACTCGGAGTCCTGGTCCAATCCTTTAACAGAATGGCCGAGGATCTGGAAAGCGGCCAGCGAAGCCTGACCGAGGCCAACACCCGCCTAGCCCGACAAAACGCCGAACTCGAAAGACGGGAAGACTACATGCGGGCAGTTCTGAACAACATCGCCGCCGGAGTCATCTCCGTCGATGAACGGGGCATGGTCGGCACCGTCAACCGGGCCGCCGAAGTCATGCTCGGCATCGATGCCAACGTGGTCGTCGGCCGATCTCCGCTGGAGATCGTTCCCGAAATTGGGACCGATCTGATCAGGGATGTTCTGAATCACCTAAACACGAACCCCTCGCATCAATGGCAGAGACAGCTCGAACTCTCGGTGTCCGGGAAAACGATCAAAATTCTGGTCAACGCCGTTGTCCTGCGAACCGGTGACGGTCGACGCAACGGCATCGTGGCCGTCTTCGAGGACATCACGGAACTGGAAAAAATGCAGCGCTTAAACGCCTGGAAGGAGGTGGCCCGGCGCATCGCCCATGAGATCAAGAACCCTCTGACGCCCATCAAACTCTCGGCCCAGCGCCTGGAACGAAAATTCGGACCACTGATCGAGGATCCGGCCTTTGCCGAATGTACGAGCCTCATCATCCGCCAGGCCGAGCACCTGCGGGCCATGGTCACCGAATTCTCATCCTTTGCCAGAATTCCGGAAATCCTTCCCCGGCCCAACGATCTTCTCCCCCTGGCCCGGGAAATTCTGTCGGTCTTCCAGCACAGCCATCGGCACATCACCTGGGAATTAAGCTGCAGCCGGGACGCTCTCATTTTCGCCTTCGATCTGGAGGCCATGCGGCGGGCCCTGATGAATCTGCTTCTCAACGCGGCCGAAATTCTCGAAAGTCGAGAGGACGGAGCCGTTCACATCGACCTGGGCATGGACCCGGAACGCAAATCAGCGGTCATCACCATCCAGGACAACGGGCCCGGACTGACCAAGGAGGAACGCTCCCGCATGTTCGAGCCCTACTACTCCCGGAAACGGGGGGGGACCGGTTTGGGCCTGACCATCGTCAAATCGGTGATCGACGACCATCGGGGGAATATCCGGGTCAAGGCCCACCCAAAAAAGGGCACCTGTTTTGAAATTTTTCTGCCCCTTGGCCGGTTCGATGAATCGTCAACCGGGCAGGCCTGA
- a CDS encoding nicotinate-nicotinamide nucleotide adenylyltransferase, which yields MKIGILGGSFNPVHVGHLRLGIEALENLGLDRLEFIPCFHPPHKSALHLLPFSLRLNLLKTSIAGLGQTGVNPVESLLPIPSYTWQTLERLAESGASQERWFIMGMKDFEIFDQWSRRRRIEELTHLAVAGQAKGDRNRFQALAERFWPEGVFSDPNRMVLPCGSEVVLYFIPRLEIDSTLVRRRWLEGKSIRHLVTDSCFDLLRENRRTVTEIWGRE from the coding sequence GTGAAGATCGGCATTCTCGGAGGATCCTTCAATCCGGTCCATGTCGGACATCTTCGTCTGGGAATCGAGGCCCTGGAGAATCTCGGCTTGGACAGGCTCGAATTTATCCCCTGCTTCCATCCGCCTCACAAGTCAGCTCTCCATCTCCTTCCCTTTTCCCTGCGTCTTAACCTGCTCAAGACCAGCATCGCCGGACTGGGACAAACCGGGGTGAATCCGGTGGAGTCACTTTTGCCGATTCCTTCGTACACTTGGCAGACCCTCGAGCGTTTGGCCGAAAGCGGAGCCAGCCAGGAGCGATGGTTCATCATGGGCATGAAGGATTTCGAGATCTTCGACCAATGGAGCCGACGAAGGCGGATCGAGGAATTGACCCACCTAGCCGTGGCCGGTCAGGCCAAGGGCGACCGTAACAGGTTTCAGGCCTTGGCCGAAAGGTTTTGGCCCGAGGGGGTTTTCTCGGATCCAAATCGGATGGTCCTTCCCTGCGGGTCAGAAGTCGTCTTGTATTTCATCCCCCGCCTGGAGATCGATTCGACCCTTGTTCGGCGACGCTGGTTGGAGGGGAAATCGATTCGTCACTTGGTTACGGATTCCTGCTTCGATTTGTTGCGGGAGAACCGCCGGACCGTCACGGAGATCTGGGGCCGGGAGTAA
- a CDS encoding HAD family hydrolase produces the protein MPALTPVSGLTAMVFDFDGTLGRVDIDFDLMRRRVATIASWFLDPAPTPDGQPILEWMDELAELISVRLGKSEAREFHSRARLAVMAQELDAAGQGSLFPEVPGLLRMLGARGVALGIVTRNTSAAVRLVFPDYEEYGIVLVPREEAVRVKPDPRHIVQALELMGGHEPGQALMVGDHPMDIMAGKRAGTLTAGVYAFNDNREALERTGPDFLAPDCRSLIDILEGQGLAAAPGADPE, from the coding sequence ATGCCGGCTCTGACGCCTGTGTCGGGGCTCACGGCCATGGTTTTCGATTTCGACGGAACCCTCGGCCGGGTCGACATCGATTTCGATCTCATGCGTCGCCGGGTGGCGACCATCGCTTCCTGGTTTCTCGATCCGGCCCCGACGCCTGACGGACAACCGATTCTGGAATGGATGGACGAGCTGGCCGAGTTGATCTCGGTCAGGCTGGGAAAGTCCGAGGCCCGGGAATTCCACAGTCGGGCTAGGCTGGCGGTCATGGCCCAGGAGCTCGACGCGGCCGGACAAGGAAGTCTCTTTCCGGAGGTTCCGGGCCTTTTGCGGATGCTTGGCGCGCGAGGCGTGGCCCTGGGTATCGTGACTAGAAACACCTCGGCCGCGGTCCGATTGGTTTTTCCCGACTATGAAGAGTATGGAATCGTCCTCGTTCCCAGGGAGGAGGCAGTCCGGGTCAAACCCGATCCGAGGCATATCGTCCAGGCCCTGGAGCTCATGGGAGGGCACGAGCCCGGACAGGCCCTGATGGTCGGCGACCATCCCATGGACATCATGGCCGGAAAAAGGGCTGGGACCCTGACGGCCGGCGTCTATGCCTTCAACGACAACAGAGAGGCCCTTGAGCGGACCGGACCGGATTTTTTGGCCCCCGATTGCCGAAGTCTGATCGATATTCTTGAGGGCCAGGGCCTGGCCGCGGCCCCGGGAGCCGACCCGGAGTGA
- a CDS encoding 23S rRNA (pseudouridine(1915)-N(3))-methyltransferase RlmH, which produces MERIRTLCVGRMKSGFCREGCAHYRQRLSRLYSVREMEVADSRPGSEAVRVEEEGKSLLARVRGDCLVVCMDEGGAAWSTTEFASRLRAWVEIPSRIPCFVLGGAFGLSRNVLEVAHVVLSLGPMTLPHELARLVLYEQLYRAATINWNRPYHHAGRREG; this is translated from the coding sequence ATGGAACGGATCAGAACCCTTTGCGTCGGCCGGATGAAGTCCGGATTTTGCAGGGAGGGGTGCGCCCACTATCGGCAAAGACTTTCCCGGCTCTATTCGGTTCGGGAAATGGAAGTAGCGGACAGCCGTCCCGGGAGCGAGGCGGTCCGGGTGGAAGAAGAAGGGAAGAGCCTTCTGGCCAGGGTCAGGGGGGACTGTCTGGTCGTTTGCATGGACGAGGGAGGAGCGGCCTGGTCTACGACTGAATTCGCCTCCCGATTGAGGGCTTGGGTGGAGATTCCGTCAAGGATTCCATGCTTTGTTCTGGGTGGAGCCTTTGGCCTGTCCCGTAACGTGCTGGAGGTGGCCCACGTCGTTTTGAGCCTGGGGCCCATGACCCTGCCTCATGAGCTGGCCAGACTCGTGCTCTATGAGCAGCTCTATCGGGCCGCGACCATTAACTGGAACAGACCCTACCACCATGCCGGGAGGCGGGAGGGGTGA
- a CDS encoding sigma-54-dependent Fis family transcriptional regulator, with the protein MHALVLIIDDEQDIRLSLRGILEDEGFEVIEAATGEEGSRLALEQSPDLVLLDIWLPGQDGLEVLDFLHLRLPDLPVIMISGHGNIETAVTAIKKGAHDFIEKPLSLEKIVVSVQKALEFGRLKAENIDLKKRMTTSHVQEIGGRSPAVARLRELVAQVAPTEAWVLISGENGTGKEIVARSIHAQSRRKEQPLVAVNCAAIPEELIESELFGHEKGSFTGASASRKGRFEKAHGGTLFLDEIGDMSLKTQAKILRILQEQTFERIGGTRPLRVDVRVVAATNKNLEDEIQGGRFRQDLYYRLRVFPIHVPPLRERAEDLPVLLEEFIVFMCREHNFKPIRFTPESIRILTGYSWPGNVRELKNFVERVFIMYPGLEIGPDMLPSEFTDSGLGLESSFPPGLPADFKDARQEFEAWFLKTRLAECGGNVSKLAEAIGLERSHLHRKLKTLGVTA; encoded by the coding sequence ATGCACGCACTCGTACTAATCATCGACGACGAACAGGACATCCGCCTGTCCCTGCGGGGCATCCTCGAAGACGAGGGCTTCGAGGTCATTGAGGCCGCCACCGGCGAGGAAGGAAGCCGCCTGGCTCTGGAACAGTCACCCGATCTTGTCCTGCTTGACATCTGGCTCCCAGGGCAGGACGGCCTGGAGGTCCTGGACTTTCTCCACCTCAGACTCCCCGACCTGCCGGTGATCATGATCTCCGGCCACGGCAACATCGAGACCGCGGTCACGGCCATCAAGAAAGGGGCCCACGATTTCATCGAAAAGCCTTTGTCCCTGGAAAAAATTGTTGTCTCGGTCCAGAAGGCCCTGGAATTTGGGAGGCTCAAGGCCGAAAACATCGATCTCAAAAAAAGGATGACTACCTCCCACGTTCAGGAAATCGGAGGCCGCTCCCCGGCAGTTGCCCGACTCCGGGAACTCGTGGCTCAAGTGGCCCCCACCGAGGCATGGGTCCTCATCTCCGGGGAAAACGGTACGGGCAAGGAGATCGTGGCCAGATCCATCCACGCCCAGAGTCGACGCAAGGAGCAGCCTCTGGTGGCCGTGAACTGCGCAGCCATTCCCGAGGAACTCATTGAGTCGGAACTCTTCGGACACGAAAAGGGTTCCTTTACCGGGGCCTCGGCATCCCGCAAGGGGCGGTTCGAAAAGGCCCACGGGGGCACCCTCTTCCTGGACGAAATCGGCGACATGAGTCTCAAGACCCAGGCCAAAATCCTGCGCATCCTCCAGGAACAGACCTTCGAACGGATCGGGGGTACCAGGCCCTTGCGGGTCGACGTCCGAGTCGTGGCCGCCACCAACAAGAACCTTGAGGATGAGATCCAGGGCGGCAGGTTCCGACAAGATCTCTACTACCGGCTCCGGGTCTTTCCCATCCACGTCCCGCCTCTCCGGGAGCGGGCCGAGGATCTCCCTGTTCTTCTGGAGGAATTCATTGTCTTCATGTGTCGGGAACATAATTTCAAGCCCATCCGCTTCACTCCGGAATCCATCCGGATCCTAACGGGCTATTCCTGGCCGGGCAACGTCAGGGAACTCAAGAATTTTGTCGAACGGGTCTTCATCATGTACCCTGGCCTCGAAATCGGTCCGGACATGCTCCCCTCGGAGTTCACCGATTCAGGCCTGGGCCTGGAGTCGTCCTTTCCTCCCGGCCTTCCTGCCGATTTCAAGGACGCCCGCCAGGAGTTCGAGGCCTGGTTTCTAAAAACCAGGCTGGCCGAATGTGGGGGAAACGTCTCCAAACTAGCCGAGGCCATCGGCCTGGAACGGAGCCACCTCCATCGCAAGCTCAAGACCTTGGGCGTGACCGCCTGA
- a CDS encoding twitching motility protein PilT → MRQRFENLVRICLKEGASDLHLTGGHPVVVRIRGRVGFKRDMVLQPREIDALVAALLAPHHVESLRKQKSADLSLSVAGCRLRLNVFVTFRGLSLAVRFLPGQIPSLELLNLHPTLNEFCRMPSGLVLLCGSTGSGKTTTIAAMLNAINETRSAHVITLEDPIEFRFDSKISFFEQRELGTHLPSFERGLEDVLREAPDVIFVGELRDPQTMRLTLNAAASGHLVFATLHASDPEEALHRLFNSFPLESQSYIRNHVAACLKGLIVQQIIFNPRLGFSIPELCIMHVTGAVKNAIRDNRLGQLDNIIETGREKGMFSFGRYRQEFLDAKRNFNPPGEIFRATVQNGADEEYVSPLLGLRQQAFRELESEEAWSMGGAVIGATPMDQNVDDYIRQLTSTRANGQDV, encoded by the coding sequence ATGCGTCAGCGATTTGAGAATCTTGTTCGGATTTGTCTCAAAGAGGGGGCTTCTGATCTCCATTTGACCGGAGGACATCCGGTCGTGGTCAGGATCAGGGGGCGGGTCGGATTTAAACGTGACATGGTTCTGCAGCCGCGGGAGATCGACGCCTTGGTGGCCGCACTTTTGGCCCCTCATCATGTGGAGAGTCTGCGGAAACAGAAATCGGCCGACCTCTCCCTGAGCGTGGCCGGGTGCAGGCTTCGCCTGAACGTGTTCGTGACCTTTCGGGGATTGAGTTTGGCCGTTCGTTTTCTTCCGGGGCAGATTCCAAGTCTGGAGCTTCTCAACCTTCATCCGACCCTGAACGAATTCTGCCGGATGCCGTCGGGCCTGGTCCTACTTTGCGGTTCCACCGGAAGCGGCAAGACTACGACCATCGCGGCCATGCTGAACGCTATTAACGAAACTCGTTCTGCACACGTGATCACTCTCGAGGATCCCATCGAGTTCCGTTTTGACTCGAAGATTTCCTTTTTCGAACAGAGGGAGCTCGGTACCCATCTGCCTTCTTTCGAGCGGGGTCTGGAGGACGTCCTCAGGGAGGCGCCGGACGTCATTTTCGTCGGCGAGCTCCGTGATCCCCAGACCATGAGGCTGACCTTGAATGCCGCGGCCTCGGGCCATCTAGTTTTCGCCACGCTTCACGCCAGCGATCCCGAAGAGGCCCTGCATCGGCTGTTCAACTCCTTTCCCCTGGAATCGCAAAGTTATATCCGGAACCATGTGGCCGCATGTCTGAAGGGACTCATCGTCCAGCAGATCATTTTCAATCCCAGGCTGGGATTCAGCATCCCGGAACTCTGCATCATGCACGTCACCGGCGCGGTCAAGAACGCCATTCGCGACAACCGGCTGGGACAGTTGGACAATATTATCGAAACCGGGCGGGAAAAGGGAATGTTCTCGTTTGGCAGGTACCGGCAGGAATTCTTGGATGCCAAGAGGAATTTCAATCCCCCAGGGGAGATCTTTCGGGCCACGGTCCAGAACGGTGCCGACGAGGAGTATGTTTCACCTTTGCTGGGGCTCCGTCAGCAAGCATTCCGCGAACTCGAGTCCGAAGAGGCATGGAGTATGGGCGGGGCCGTGATCGGGGCCACGCCGATGGACCAGAACGTGGACGACTACATCCGGCAGTTGACCAGTACGCGCGCAAACGGTCAGGACGTGTGA
- a CDS encoding chromosome partitioning protein ParA, with product MVIVCPNCQKAHNIDDSKIPARATVAKCKACGHRFALPRMDRTEPGPKLENVVQPVPLEKSTAAPSPSSDGSSQGEKQVRARKIGVSLSKGGVGKTTTAVNLAAGLALSGSKVLLVDTDTQGQVSYMLGVKPKAGLTELVTQELPADDTIFKARDNLWLLSGGKSLAGIKRLIDRKDFGGEMTLAETLESLETEYDYIVIDTSPGWDPLTVNVLFYVEEVLVPVSLEVMSLQGLIQFLKSIASIRKYRKEVDLKYILPTFMDKRVKHPENILAKLKEVYGDYVCTPIRYNVRLSEAPAYGKTIYEFAPGSHGAEDYRDLIRKITGNPKLFR from the coding sequence ATGGTCATCGTCTGCCCCAATTGCCAGAAAGCGCACAACATCGACGACAGCAAGATTCCGGCCCGGGCCACCGTGGCCAAGTGCAAGGCCTGCGGCCACCGCTTCGCCCTGCCCAGGATGGACAGGACAGAACCGGGACCGAAGCTGGAAAACGTCGTGCAACCTGTGCCCCTGGAAAAGTCCACAGCCGCCCCTTCTCCCTCTTCAGACGGGAGCTCACAGGGGGAAAAACAAGTCAGGGCCCGTAAGATAGGCGTTTCCCTGAGCAAAGGCGGGGTAGGCAAAACGACCACCGCCGTCAATCTGGCCGCCGGCCTGGCCCTTTCCGGATCCAAGGTTCTCCTGGTGGACACGGACACCCAAGGCCAGGTCAGCTACATGCTCGGAGTCAAGCCCAAGGCCGGACTGACCGAGCTGGTCACCCAGGAATTGCCCGCAGATGACACTATCTTCAAGGCCAGGGACAATCTCTGGCTCCTATCCGGAGGAAAATCTCTGGCCGGCATCAAGCGTCTCATTGATCGAAAGGACTTCGGCGGAGAGATGACCCTGGCCGAAACCCTCGAATCCCTGGAAACCGAATACGACTACATCGTCATCGACACCTCGCCTGGATGGGATCCCCTGACAGTCAACGTCCTCTTTTACGTCGAAGAGGTTCTGGTGCCGGTTTCCCTGGAAGTCATGTCTCTCCAAGGCCTGATCCAGTTTCTGAAGAGCATCGCCTCCATCCGGAAATACCGGAAGGAGGTCGATCTCAAATATATCCTGCCCACCTTCATGGACAAGCGGGTCAAGCATCCGGAAAACATCCTGGCCAAGCTTAAGGAGGTCTACGGCGACTACGTGTGCACTCCCATACGTTACAATGTTCGCCTCTCCGAGGCCCCGGCCTACGGCAAGACCATCTACGAATTCGCCCCGGGTTCTCACGGGGCCGAGGACTATCGGGATTTGATTCGCAAGATCACAGGGAATCCGAAACTCTTCCGCTGA
- a CDS encoding DUF4390 domain-containing protein codes for MTLRPLFFLLLALATPLSSLASQDSAGLLITDFSLDTETIPLQATFGVKIRNMTPIRTTMDDGAQLQISCKATLSEIRPLKWAREMAESSLAINFRKNTLIQDVVISNGQDEIMPEEDFEAHMGRLLERLYLTLDPAEPLESGKNYRFALEVTLKRRDLPSWMQVPFLFKSWDIVPGDRAEREFQAP; via the coding sequence ATGACCTTAAGACCCCTGTTCTTTCTCCTTCTCGCCTTGGCAACACCTCTTTCATCCCTCGCATCCCAAGACTCCGCCGGCCTGCTTATAACGGACTTCTCACTGGATACTGAAACGATCCCGCTTCAGGCCACTTTCGGAGTCAAAATACGGAACATGACTCCAATCAGGACGACCATGGATGACGGTGCACAGCTGCAAATCTCCTGCAAGGCCACATTGTCGGAAATACGCCCCCTCAAATGGGCCAGGGAAATGGCCGAATCCTCCTTGGCCATCAACTTCCGGAAAAACACCCTGATCCAGGATGTGGTCATTAGCAACGGCCAGGACGAAATCATGCCCGAGGAAGACTTCGAAGCCCATATGGGCCGTCTCCTCGAAAGGCTCTATCTCACCCTCGATCCTGCCGAGCCTCTCGAATCCGGGAAGAACTACCGATTTGCCTTGGAAGTCACCCTGAAACGTCGAGACCTTCCCTCCTGGATGCAGGTTCCTTTCCTATTCAAATCCTGGGACATTGTCCCGGGTGATCGTGCTGAGCGGGAATTTCAGGCTCCATAA